From a region of the Nitrospira sp. genome:
- a CDS encoding peptidyl-prolyl cis-trans isomerase — protein MKRVSLRSDWLIRFKLPLALLAVSTWPAAFSAAHLQDRIVAIVNSELIMLSDVKREFGTEKERLSREHRGNDLAQRLKTAEYMALTKLIERRLQLQEAKAKKVEVSDLEVKQALAQVKQQSGSLDTANPMNVRDVRDQLILMKVVDQHIRGNIMVGDSEIKRYYQEHRERFAHPQEYHLSQIIIKPRSADGLADALTKARRAMDELKRGEKFEDVAMQYSDGGNALQGGRLGLVRHGELLPVIEQAIAHLVPGGISDIIESPEGIQIIRLDDKKPKQFRQYEDVWREIQTLVYQKKSDDMYQSWLVDLKNKAYIEIKFDQAADNPQPQPVSSIP, from the coding sequence ATGAAACGCGTCTCGCTCCGTTCAGATTGGCTGATCCGATTCAAATTGCCGTTGGCCTTGTTGGCGGTGTCGACCTGGCCCGCAGCCTTTTCAGCCGCTCATTTGCAGGATCGCATCGTGGCCATCGTGAATTCCGAATTGATCATGTTGTCGGATGTCAAACGAGAGTTCGGAACGGAGAAGGAGCGTCTCTCCCGCGAGCACCGTGGAAACGATCTCGCCCAGCGATTGAAGACAGCGGAATACATGGCATTGACGAAGCTGATCGAGCGGAGACTGCAACTGCAAGAAGCCAAGGCCAAAAAGGTCGAGGTGTCCGATCTCGAAGTCAAGCAGGCCCTTGCGCAGGTGAAGCAACAAAGCGGCTCTCTCGACACCGCCAATCCGATGAACGTTCGGGACGTTCGTGATCAGCTGATCCTCATGAAAGTAGTAGACCAACACATTCGCGGCAACATTATGGTCGGAGACTCGGAGATTAAGCGGTACTACCAGGAACATCGCGAGCGATTCGCCCATCCCCAGGAATACCATCTGAGCCAGATCATCATTAAGCCACGTTCCGCCGACGGACTGGCGGACGCCCTGACCAAGGCCCGGCGCGCCATGGATGAGCTGAAGCGCGGCGAGAAATTTGAAGATGTCGCCATGCAGTATTCCGACGGCGGCAATGCCCTGCAAGGCGGACGGCTCGGATTGGTCCGGCACGGGGAGCTCTTACCGGTGATTGAACAGGCGATCGCCCACTTGGTGCCGGGGGGGATCTCCGACATTATTGAGAGCCCGGAGGGAATCCAAATCATCCGTCTGGATGACAAGAAGCCGAAACAGTTTCGTCAGTACGAGGATGTATGGCGTGAAATTCAGACGTTGGTCTACCAGAAGAAGAGCGATGACATGTACCAATCCTGGCTGGTAGATTTAAAGAATAAAGCCTACATCGAGATCAAGTTTGACCAAGCTGCCGACAACCCTCAGCCGCAGCCGGTCAGCTCGATTCCTTGA
- a CDS encoding peptidylprolyl isomerase — MMLFRFPILGSTYRLSLLLVGLLAGWGAVLSGCAERQEEPVVALVNGRAITQTEFDLRWGELSQATRSRYEKEGGKRRFLDELITRELLMQEARRRGLDQNDAIRDKTQRYKEQLILDELLKDKLQSKVELTQGELASYYESHASELLDPLKANVSLMLLPNVYAARDLEAQVNRGGNFAKFAQRYSIDEKTKAKGGDLGPYRKGLVPSEVDSVIHTLKLGMVSAPIKSENGYYLVMLSPLDETIIQADLATQERLRQELLADKRRKRFDEVIADIRTNAAVRFAEASRYITEDTGKR; from the coding sequence ATGATGCTTTTCCGGTTCCCCATCCTCGGCAGCACATATCGCCTGTCTTTACTTCTTGTCGGCCTATTGGCCGGGTGGGGTGCGGTATTGTCGGGCTGCGCAGAGCGGCAAGAAGAGCCGGTTGTCGCCCTGGTCAATGGGCGGGCCATCACTCAAACCGAATTTGATCTTCGCTGGGGCGAACTTTCCCAGGCCACGCGTTCCCGCTACGAAAAGGAAGGCGGCAAGCGAAGATTTCTGGATGAACTCATCACCCGAGAGCTGCTGATGCAGGAAGCCCGCCGCCGTGGGCTTGATCAGAACGATGCCATACGGGACAAAACCCAGAGATATAAAGAGCAGTTGATCCTCGACGAGCTATTGAAGGACAAACTCCAATCCAAGGTCGAGCTCACGCAGGGGGAACTCGCCTCCTACTACGAGAGCCATGCAAGCGAGCTGTTGGATCCTTTAAAAGCCAACGTCTCGCTGATGCTGCTGCCCAATGTGTATGCAGCCAGGGACCTCGAGGCGCAGGTCAATCGCGGTGGAAACTTTGCGAAGTTCGCGCAACGGTACTCGATCGACGAGAAGACAAAAGCAAAAGGGGGCGACCTCGGGCCGTACCGAAAAGGGCTGGTGCCTTCCGAAGTTGATTCCGTCATCCATACGCTCAAACTGGGGATGGTCAGTGCGCCCATTAAGTCTGAGAACGGGTATTATTTGGTTATGCTGAGCCCTCTTGACGAGACAATTATCCAAGCCGACCTGGCGACGCAGGAACGGCTTCGGCAAGAGTTACTGGCCGATAAGCGCCGCAAACGGTTCGATGAAGTCATAGCCGATATCCGGACCAACGCCGCTGTTCGCTTCGCCGAGGCTTCCCGCTATATCACCGAGGACACCGGAAAACGCTAG
- the mfd gene encoding transcription-repair coupling factor, protein MSEHNLHSSSWLAPLHSALGQDGARPCLIGTHGSTAACALTLLGSPRKDASGHPRPWVILTATDESAERIFNDLCFFHELMGRPINGLAWFPEWETLPYEATAPHVGLIARRMTTLHRLLVTPPTLLVTSVAAAMHRLLPRSIFEQAIFRFEKAASVERELLTTNLLRLGYRRVSVVEIPGEFSIRGGIVDIFSTAYANPIRVEFLGDQVESIRLFDPSTQTSITKLNDAWVLPAREFIRPTDATDTIAPIQADAEWRSPDVYDSMDTLFDYLTEFPFIALDQPAMLKKTCEMAWEKIDDGYLRHVDRDVSSPYPSPERLFLTWHDIQQRIAGWPMLALEPLTAPDPTWNPTFSFSSQLPGSIGLGVRGAAFSQTLRLLEGLRNEHRVVVVARSRGQVDRLLALFREHDLPADPWKPSIWSSPVTGKFPFYVLHGDLSTGFLSGDLRLALLTEEELFAKGARHKPQPKSRTATFLSSLEDLNVSDYVVHVQHGIAKYRGLKRLLVQDFESDFLILEFFGGDTLYVPLDRLNQIQRYSGAESHVPRLDRLGGTSWAKTTARVKKDIEEMAQELIDLYANRELVKRNAYGSTTTLYHEFEAAFEYEETSDQLKAIEDIGRDMESTKPMDRLVCGDVGYGKTEVAMRAAFKAVEHDRQVAVLVPTTLLAHQHYENFAERFGPFPMRVALLSRFQSPKETKAILKEVSAGTIDVVIGTHRLLQKDVAFRQLGLVIIDEEQWFGVKHKERLKQLRTQVDVLTLTATPIPRTLQMAMSSVRDLSIIDTPPAGRLAIKTEVIRLSDKAVRDAIVRELGRGGQVYFVHNRVETMERIGAWLHQLVPEARMVMAHGQMDGRPLEAVMLKFVKREADVLIASAIIQSGLDVPNANTIIVHRADLFGLAQLYQLRGRVGRGGEQAYAYFLIPDEGTLTGDAQKRLIAIQQFTELGSGFRIAAADLEIRGAGNLLGKQQSGHIAAIGLDLYMQMVEQAVQRLKGQAVEEEPDPTLQLPVSAFIPELYVADPHHRLSLYKRLTACGQLGELALLHGEIQDRYGPLPEPVERLLEVMQLRTHAKRLRMATIEVHGRSAKIVFQPKAAIPEGAVHRLMDQLKKRLRFLTPLSFEIQMTHDDWPSLFSELNATLQSLDLCDTKSLQKDATAS, encoded by the coding sequence GTGTCTGAGCACAATCTCCACTCCTCATCCTGGCTTGCTCCGCTTCATTCGGCACTCGGCCAAGACGGCGCTCGTCCCTGTCTGATTGGAACACACGGATCAACGGCGGCCTGTGCTCTGACGCTGCTTGGATCTCCTCGCAAAGATGCGTCCGGCCATCCCCGACCATGGGTCATTCTCACGGCAACCGACGAATCTGCCGAACGGATCTTCAATGACCTGTGCTTCTTCCACGAACTCATGGGCCGTCCGATTAACGGTCTGGCCTGGTTCCCGGAATGGGAAACGCTCCCCTATGAAGCAACAGCGCCGCACGTCGGGTTGATCGCCCGCCGGATGACGACGCTGCATCGGCTGCTGGTTACCCCGCCCACCCTCCTCGTCACCTCCGTCGCCGCCGCGATGCACCGTTTGCTCCCTCGCTCGATATTCGAGCAGGCGATTTTTCGCTTCGAGAAGGCGGCGAGCGTGGAGCGGGAATTGCTCACCACCAATCTGCTTCGCCTGGGATACCGACGCGTGTCCGTTGTGGAAATTCCAGGAGAGTTCAGCATCCGGGGTGGCATCGTTGATATCTTTTCGACCGCGTATGCCAATCCCATCCGGGTTGAATTTCTTGGCGATCAGGTTGAATCCATTCGTTTGTTCGACCCGTCAACCCAGACCTCCATCACAAAATTGAACGACGCCTGGGTCTTGCCGGCGCGGGAATTCATTCGTCCCACAGACGCTACGGATACGATCGCGCCGATTCAGGCGGACGCGGAGTGGCGAAGCCCCGACGTGTACGACTCCATGGACACATTATTTGACTATCTCACCGAGTTCCCTTTTATCGCCCTCGATCAGCCGGCTATGTTGAAAAAGACATGTGAGATGGCGTGGGAAAAGATCGACGATGGATATCTTCGCCATGTCGATCGTGACGTGTCGTCCCCCTATCCTTCACCTGAGCGACTGTTTCTGACCTGGCACGATATCCAACAACGGATTGCGGGGTGGCCGATGTTGGCGCTCGAACCGTTGACGGCGCCGGACCCAACGTGGAATCCGACCTTTTCATTTTCCTCTCAACTGCCCGGCAGCATAGGCCTCGGAGTCCGGGGGGCCGCATTCAGTCAAACTCTTCGTCTGTTGGAAGGCCTGCGGAATGAGCATCGTGTCGTGGTGGTGGCGCGGAGCCGCGGGCAGGTCGACCGATTGCTGGCGCTTTTCCGAGAGCACGATTTGCCGGCTGATCCATGGAAACCGTCGATCTGGTCAAGTCCGGTTACCGGAAAATTCCCATTTTATGTGTTGCACGGCGATCTCTCGACCGGGTTTCTCTCCGGAGATCTTCGGCTTGCGCTGTTGACCGAAGAGGAACTGTTCGCGAAGGGAGCTCGACATAAACCACAGCCAAAGAGCCGAACGGCAACCTTCCTCTCTTCCTTAGAAGACCTCAACGTGAGCGATTACGTCGTGCACGTGCAGCACGGGATCGCCAAGTATCGCGGACTGAAACGCCTGTTGGTGCAGGATTTCGAGAGCGACTTCCTGATTCTGGAGTTTTTCGGCGGAGATACGCTCTATGTCCCGCTCGATCGTTTGAATCAGATCCAACGCTACAGCGGGGCCGAAAGCCATGTCCCTCGACTGGATCGCCTTGGCGGAACCAGTTGGGCCAAAACCACCGCTCGGGTGAAGAAGGACATCGAAGAGATGGCTCAAGAACTGATCGATCTCTACGCAAACCGCGAATTGGTGAAACGGAATGCGTACGGCTCGACGACGACCCTCTATCACGAATTCGAAGCGGCCTTTGAGTACGAAGAAACATCGGATCAGCTGAAAGCCATCGAGGACATCGGTCGGGACATGGAATCGACAAAGCCGATGGACCGCCTGGTCTGCGGGGACGTCGGATACGGGAAGACGGAAGTGGCCATGCGCGCCGCCTTCAAAGCCGTGGAGCATGACCGACAAGTGGCCGTGTTGGTGCCGACCACCCTCCTGGCTCACCAACACTACGAGAACTTCGCCGAACGATTCGGACCGTTTCCCATGCGGGTGGCACTGCTTTCTCGGTTTCAGTCGCCCAAGGAAACCAAAGCTATTCTCAAAGAAGTCTCGGCCGGAACCATTGACGTCGTGATCGGGACGCACCGGCTTCTTCAGAAGGACGTGGCGTTCCGGCAACTCGGCTTGGTCATCATTGACGAGGAACAGTGGTTCGGCGTCAAGCATAAGGAAAGACTGAAGCAACTGCGCACCCAGGTTGATGTGCTGACGTTGACCGCCACACCCATTCCGCGCACCCTTCAAATGGCCATGTCGAGTGTTCGGGATCTCTCGATTATCGATACCCCGCCCGCCGGACGGTTGGCGATCAAAACGGAAGTGATCCGACTCAGCGACAAGGCCGTACGAGACGCGATCGTGCGCGAGCTCGGACGAGGGGGACAAGTCTATTTTGTCCACAACCGGGTTGAAACCATGGAGCGGATCGGAGCGTGGCTGCACCAGTTGGTTCCCGAAGCCCGGATGGTCATGGCGCACGGCCAGATGGATGGCAGGCCGTTGGAGGCCGTCATGCTGAAATTCGTCAAGCGTGAGGCTGACGTCTTGATCGCCTCGGCCATCATCCAGTCCGGGCTCGATGTCCCGAACGCGAACACCATCATCGTCCATCGGGCCGACCTCTTCGGCCTCGCGCAGCTATACCAGCTGCGGGGACGAGTGGGGCGCGGCGGAGAGCAGGCCTATGCGTACTTCCTCATCCCCGACGAAGGAACGCTCACGGGCGATGCTCAGAAACGATTGATCGCGATTCAGCAGTTCACGGAACTCGGATCGGGATTCCGAATCGCCGCGGCAGACCTTGAGATTCGAGGAGCCGGCAATCTCCTGGGGAAACAGCAATCCGGCCATATCGCCGCCATCGGCTTGGATCTTTACATGCAAATGGTAGAACAAGCCGTCCAGCGGTTGAAGGGCCAGGCTGTCGAGGAAGAGCCGGACCCGACCCTCCAGCTGCCGGTTTCAGCCTTTATTCCTGAACTGTATGTGGCCGATCCGCATCACCGTCTGTCCCTCTATAAACGGCTGACAGCGTGTGGCCAACTCGGCGAGCTGGCCCTGTTGCATGGAGAAATTCAGGACCGGTACGGCCCTCTTCCGGAACCGGTCGAACGACTTCTCGAAGTGATGCAACTCCGGACTCATGCCAAACGTCTTCGCATGGCCACCATTGAGGTGCATGGACGGTCGGCAAAGATCGTGTTCCAACCGAAAGCCGCAATCCCGGAGGGCGCAGTCCACCGCTTGATGGACCAGCTTAAAAAGCGGCTGCGGTTCCTAACCCCCCTCTCCTTTGAAATCCAGATGACCCATGACGACTGGCCGTCACTCTTCTCGGAACTCAACGCAACCTTGCAAAGCCTCGATCTCTGTGATACCAAGTCCCTCCAAAAGGATGCGACTGCCTCATGA
- the rfaE2 gene encoding D-glycero-beta-D-manno-heptose 1-phosphate adenylyltransferase has protein sequence MVAKVLPRDQLLSELSAERAKGKRVVFTNGCFDLMHIGHTRYLQAAKALGDLLVVAVNSDASVRKLDKAPDRPIVPQAQRAEVVAALGCVDFVVIFDEPDPLQLITAVQPDVLVKGGDWAIDHIVGREIVEARGGVVKTIPMVSGLSTTGLLQRIRSTTK, from the coding sequence ATGGTCGCAAAGGTTTTGCCGCGAGATCAACTCCTGTCCGAACTTTCCGCTGAGCGAGCAAAGGGGAAACGGGTCGTCTTCACGAACGGCTGTTTCGACCTCATGCATATCGGCCATACGCGCTATCTGCAGGCAGCCAAGGCGTTGGGCGATCTCCTGGTCGTCGCGGTGAACAGTGACGCGTCTGTCCGCAAGTTGGACAAGGCGCCCGATCGACCGATCGTGCCACAGGCACAACGGGCTGAAGTGGTGGCGGCCTTGGGCTGCGTGGATTTTGTCGTGATCTTCGATGAGCCTGACCCACTCCAGCTCATCACAGCCGTCCAACCGGACGTCCTCGTGAAGGGCGGGGATTGGGCGATTGACCATATCGTCGGCCGAGAGATCGTCGAGGCGCGCGGAGGCGTGGTCAAGACCATTCCCATGGTTTCCGGCCTTTCCACAACCGGACTCCTTCAACGCATCCGGTCAACCACGAAGTGA
- a CDS encoding response regulator codes for MSVFWIIAAANVLVVAPLIFLLIQTSRRARAGWLRAEAERIRFQENEHRLRSVLEAEPQGILVLGLDCRVLQVNPAGRVLFDAGFTEEIVGKDLRDCIHANDCLRIEEMLKAAREGRETCGKGRLIGLSGQSRWIEITSVPLPAEDGTVQSVLSVLRDVTEEKRSDRRQALQHAVAKVLAEASTVEQAIPELLRAIAVSSDWHAGLFWRVQEDRRFLRCAQAWSGHEAALQDFVRLRKQETYMSGAGLPGRSWARGEPLWVEDIERDPGAAPGSLETTRMLHAACVFPVWLRANVYGVMEFFGQEAQSQDWDLLKTLGTIGSQIGLFIERAEVEAALHENETRTRLIIDTALDAVITMDHAGRITEWNAQAEQIFGWSAFEVLGRDFGDTIVAPSHRLSYQEYVRRLLEPRDISIANMLIEMTTLRRDGREFPAEIAMTPLPVEGSVIFSSFIRDITSRKEAEQALKDYAQQLEHINQQLDAALRQAKAATEAKSSFLATMSHEIRTPMNGVIGMTGLLLDTKLTDEQREYAETARTCGDHLLTIINDILDFSKIEAGKLDLEVIEFDLRLAIDESLDLVAERASSKGLNLACLFHADVPRNLLGDLGRLRQVVMNLMANAIKFTDSGDVIVEVTVEAQSMEDSTIRVAVTDTGIGISDEARERLFRSFSQADGSTTRRYGGTGLGLAICKRLVEMMGGTIGATSRVGEGSCFWFTVNLRKQAEGFHRADPPNAVLEGLRVLIVDDKAINRKILELMTKSWGMEPTLAHSGPEALDVLSRRHGRSRFDLALLDVDMGSMEGIELVRAIKTRPEGAEIRLVLLTSLGRRGDAKIAREAGLAAYLTKPIRERQLHDCLAAVMTQISAYVPTTNEPLPLITRHTLAETNAKVDLRILLAEDNIINQKVAVRLFQRLGYRIDVVANGREAIEALSHVHYDVVFMDCQMPEMDGFEATREIRQREASKTVSSSGLRVAGPRQEHSRLQPETGNQKLEPSHHVPIIAMTANAMQGDRERCLAAGMDDYLSKPISVDALAGALDRANRERLRSQSSKNQEAA; via the coding sequence GTGAGCGTTTTCTGGATCATTGCGGCGGCCAATGTGTTGGTCGTTGCTCCCTTGATTTTCTTGCTCATACAGACTTCTCGTCGCGCACGGGCAGGCTGGCTGCGCGCGGAAGCGGAAAGAATTCGCTTTCAGGAGAATGAACACAGGCTTCGGAGTGTCTTGGAAGCCGAACCGCAAGGGATTTTGGTGCTCGGGCTTGATTGCCGGGTGCTTCAGGTCAACCCGGCCGGGCGTGTCTTGTTCGATGCGGGCTTTACAGAAGAGATCGTCGGCAAAGACCTCCGAGACTGTATCCACGCGAATGATTGTCTGCGGATCGAAGAAATGCTGAAGGCGGCTCGAGAAGGCCGGGAAACCTGTGGAAAGGGTAGACTCATCGGGCTGTCGGGGCAATCCCGCTGGATCGAAATCACATCCGTCCCGCTTCCGGCCGAAGACGGCACCGTGCAATCGGTTCTGAGCGTGCTCCGGGATGTGACAGAGGAAAAGCGTAGCGATCGCCGTCAAGCCCTCCAGCATGCCGTGGCGAAAGTCCTTGCAGAAGCCTCTACGGTCGAGCAAGCGATTCCGGAGCTTCTACGGGCGATTGCAGTCAGCTCGGACTGGCACGCCGGGCTATTTTGGCGAGTTCAAGAAGACCGGCGGTTTCTTCGTTGTGCACAGGCCTGGTCCGGCCATGAAGCCGCCTTACAGGATTTTGTCAGGCTGCGGAAGCAGGAAACGTACATGTCCGGGGCTGGTCTGCCTGGGCGTAGCTGGGCCCGCGGTGAGCCCTTGTGGGTGGAGGACATTGAAAGGGATCCTGGAGCCGCGCCTGGATCTCTTGAAACCACTCGCATGTTGCACGCGGCTTGTGTGTTTCCCGTTTGGCTGAGAGCCAACGTCTACGGCGTCATGGAGTTCTTCGGCCAAGAAGCGCAGTCACAGGATTGGGATCTCCTGAAAACATTGGGGACGATCGGAAGCCAGATCGGTCTTTTCATTGAGCGGGCCGAAGTGGAAGCGGCGCTCCATGAGAATGAAACCCGCACACGGCTGATCATCGACACAGCGCTCGATGCCGTGATCACGATGGATCATGCCGGTCGAATCACGGAATGGAATGCCCAGGCAGAACAAATATTTGGGTGGTCTGCGTTTGAGGTTCTGGGACGCGATTTCGGCGACACCATCGTTGCGCCGTCCCATCGTCTGAGTTACCAGGAGTATGTTCGGCGTCTCCTTGAGCCTAGGGACATATCCATCGCAAACATGTTGATCGAGATGACCACCCTTCGACGTGACGGCCGTGAATTCCCCGCTGAAATTGCCATGACGCCTTTGCCGGTCGAGGGCTCCGTCATCTTCAGCTCATTTATTCGAGATATCACGAGCCGGAAGGAAGCCGAGCAAGCGCTGAAAGATTACGCCCAGCAGTTGGAGCACATCAATCAGCAGCTGGATGCCGCCTTGAGGCAAGCCAAAGCCGCCACCGAAGCGAAATCGTCTTTTTTGGCGACGATGAGTCACGAGATCCGCACCCCGATGAACGGGGTCATTGGGATGACGGGTCTCCTGCTCGATACGAAATTGACCGATGAACAGAGAGAATATGCTGAAACAGCTCGAACCTGCGGTGACCATCTGCTGACGATCATCAACGACATCCTGGATTTTTCCAAGATTGAAGCGGGAAAACTGGATTTGGAAGTGATTGAGTTCGATCTTCGCCTCGCCATCGACGAATCGTTGGACCTCGTCGCAGAACGAGCGTCATCCAAGGGTCTCAATTTGGCCTGTCTCTTTCACGCCGATGTGCCGCGCAATTTACTCGGTGACCTCGGGCGCTTACGGCAGGTCGTGATGAATTTGATGGCGAATGCGATCAAATTCACCGACAGCGGCGATGTCATCGTGGAAGTGACGGTTGAGGCTCAATCGATGGAGGATTCGACCATTCGTGTTGCAGTTACGGACACAGGCATCGGGATTTCCGACGAAGCCCGCGAAAGGCTCTTTCGGTCGTTCAGTCAAGCCGATGGGTCCACCACGAGGAGATACGGCGGGACCGGTCTCGGCCTGGCGATTTGCAAACGACTTGTTGAGATGATGGGTGGAACGATTGGCGCGACCAGCCGGGTTGGAGAAGGGAGTTGCTTCTGGTTTACGGTGAACCTGCGCAAACAGGCTGAGGGCTTCCACAGAGCTGACCCGCCCAATGCCGTGTTGGAGGGTCTCCGTGTCTTGATTGTGGACGACAAGGCCATCAATCGAAAGATTCTTGAGCTGATGACCAAATCATGGGGGATGGAGCCGACGCTTGCCCATAGCGGCCCCGAGGCATTGGATGTGTTGAGCCGTCGACACGGACGGTCACGGTTTGATCTCGCGTTGTTGGACGTGGATATGGGATCGATGGAGGGAATCGAACTGGTGCGTGCGATAAAGACCCGGCCTGAAGGAGCTGAGATCCGGCTTGTGTTGCTCACCTCGCTGGGCCGGCGGGGTGATGCCAAGATAGCCAGGGAAGCTGGGTTGGCAGCCTACTTGACAAAGCCGATCCGTGAGCGGCAATTGCACGATTGCCTTGCCGCAGTCATGACACAGATCTCGGCATACGTGCCGACAACGAACGAACCGCTCCCCCTGATCACTCGCCACACACTCGCAGAAACCAATGCCAAAGTGGATCTTCGCATTCTCTTGGCCGAGGATAACATTATCAACCAGAAAGTTGCCGTTCGTCTCTTCCAGCGGTTGGGCTATCGAATCGACGTAGTGGCCAATGGGCGCGAAGCCATCGAGGCGCTCTCTCATGTTCACTATGACGTGGTCTTCATGGATTGCCAAATGCCGGAAATGGATGGTTTCGAAGCCACGAGGGAGATCAGGCAGCGTGAAGCGTCCAAAACTGTTTCGAGTTCCGGATTACGGGTTGCGGGTCCAAGGCAGGAGCATTCCCGTCTCCAACCAGAAACCGGTAACCAGAAACTCGAACCTTCCCATCACGTGCCGATCATTGCCATGACGGCGAATGCGATGCAGGGTGATCGCGAACGGTGTCTGGCGGCAGGAATGGATGACTATCTCTCAAAGCCCATTTCTGTCGACGCGTTGGCCGGGGCCCTGGACCGCGCGAATCGGGAGCGTTTACGCTCCCAGTCCTCCAAGAACCAAGAAGCCGCGTAA
- a CDS encoding SprT-like domain-containing protein, giving the protein MAATTASILLSSEELQAHWQRLNARYFAGSLPPIAMCWSRRLTSSVGMFASRGGPKAGYPVGNRSRREIRLSLPLFERLAERTPYAEQELLNTLVHEMIHQWQFDVLKRRPDHGLEFLRKMTEINRSGEVAVTTHHSLEKEVLALSRFAWRCKDCGRVYRRQRKSIQPKHHHCGACRGSLEELMSPTRSIENRLLPYLARVSDIMHPSARPGRLVDAPEQLTLKLA; this is encoded by the coding sequence ATGGCGGCCACGACTGCTTCAATCCTCTTGTCTTCCGAAGAGCTGCAGGCTCATTGGCAGCGCCTGAACGCACGGTACTTTGCCGGTTCATTGCCGCCGATTGCGATGTGCTGGAGCCGGCGCCTCACCTCCTCAGTCGGCATGTTCGCCAGCCGTGGAGGGCCGAAAGCAGGATATCCCGTCGGCAACCGCAGCCGTCGAGAGATTCGCCTGTCGCTCCCTTTGTTCGAGCGGCTCGCCGAACGGACACCGTATGCGGAACAGGAACTCCTGAACACCCTCGTCCATGAGATGATCCATCAATGGCAGTTCGATGTGCTGAAACGGCGGCCCGATCATGGACTGGAATTCTTGCGAAAAATGACGGAGATCAACCGGTCCGGCGAAGTGGCCGTCACGACCCATCACTCCTTGGAGAAGGAAGTCCTTGCGCTCTCGAGATTTGCCTGGCGCTGCAAAGACTGCGGGCGGGTCTATCGACGGCAACGAAAATCCATCCAGCCCAAGCATCACCACTGCGGTGCCTGTCGAGGCTCTTTGGAAGAGCTCATGTCACCAACCAGATCGATCGAGAATCGGCTTCTCCCCTACCTCGCTCGCGTATCAGACATCATGCACCCATCCGCCCGACCGGGCAGGCTCGTCGATGCGCCGGAGCAACTGACGCTGAAATTAGCGTGA
- a CDS encoding D-sedoheptulose 7-phosphate isomerase, with translation MQTLVLTAFADSANVKQQFAREYADRIVEVATLIAQAFRNGNKVLLFGNGGSSTDAAHIAAEFVGRYKRDRVPLPAIALATDIAAITCIANDYGYEELFARQVRAHGRPGDIAIGISTSGNSPNVLKGIAAARECGLTTVAWTGATGSQLAGLVDYPFVVPSTVTSRIQESHITLGHVLCELVEDHLLGKAS, from the coding sequence ATGCAAACACTTGTTTTGACGGCCTTTGCCGACAGTGCGAACGTCAAGCAGCAGTTTGCGCGCGAATATGCCGACCGAATCGTGGAGGTCGCCACGCTCATCGCGCAGGCCTTCCGGAACGGCAACAAGGTTCTGCTCTTCGGTAACGGAGGGAGTTCAACGGACGCCGCCCATATCGCGGCGGAATTTGTCGGACGGTACAAACGCGACCGGGTACCGCTGCCTGCGATCGCGCTGGCGACGGACATTGCCGCCATTACCTGCATCGCGAACGACTACGGCTATGAAGAACTGTTTGCCCGCCAGGTGCGGGCGCATGGCCGACCAGGCGACATCGCGATCGGCATCAGCACCAGCGGGAATTCTCCGAACGTGCTGAAGGGGATCGCCGCCGCCCGCGAATGTGGTTTGACCACGGTGGCGTGGACCGGAGCGACAGGCAGCCAACTGGCCGGCCTCGTCGACTATCCCTTTGTCGTGCCATCCACGGTCACCTCCCGAATTCAAGAAAGCCACATCACACTCGGCCATGTCTTGTGCGAACTGGTAGAGGATCATCTCCTTGGGAAAGCGTCCTGA